The Oncorhynchus tshawytscha isolate Ot180627B linkage group LG20, Otsh_v2.0, whole genome shotgun sequence genome has a window encoding:
- the exd3 gene encoding uncharacterized protein exd3 has protein sequence MEQLCNWERRQQTLTLLRRYTRRHTHTHQLGETTAPVQPAPLRSCRCLWDVYSALSQYPACFGLPQDLRSISSLQMEKSKEKEKEEKKQASLRGGVRRTQWPHPHPKVQRQA, from the exons ATGGAACAGCTGTGTAACTGGGAGAGACGACAGCAGACGCTGA ctttGCTACGCAGGTACAcacgtaggcacacacacacacaccaactgggAGAGACGACTGCTCCAGTACAGCCAGCCCCGCTACGCAG ctGTCGATGCTTATGGGACGTCTACTCAGCCCTCTCCCAGTATCCAGCATGCTTTGGGCTGCCACAAGACCTCCGCTCCATCTCCTCGCTTCAGATGGAGAAGAGTaaagaaaaggagaaagaagagaagaagcaGGCCAGTCTCCGAGG GGGTGTCAGGAGGACTCAGTGGCCCCATCCTCACCCCAAGGTCCAACGCCAAGCCTAG
- the LOC112219666 gene encoding hsp90 co-chaperone Cdc37-like 1, with protein sequence MEGFGTITFPMLADEEESCSASAVPSNGSSYSTPLQGVFVKECMASASEDRMASLCQSQQQCVKASIVSSWQLVEAQDQLCGLELHGSESVEQEHARAIASQSELSQTEQEWRRKENMLGGSRSPVLSADSSQDVFDKSIINSRSKNVELEDHDQSKTFVQKYEQEFRYFGMLRRWDDSQRFLSDLPHLVCEETANYLILWCFRLQAEEKEALMEQVAHQAVVMQFILEMASTSQQDPRGCFRHFFHKAKAGQEGYLDVFHTELEAFKQRVKEHTVKCKGETLPNFTEHQSSTARCRPDPREVLESLPPELKSGFQLQDMQILQNVLSTMNPQVAEYHVKRCLEAGLWTNREGRWSKEDATLETDDLRMMET encoded by the exons ATGGAGGGGTTCGGGACTATAACCTTCCCCATGTTAGCAGACGAAGAAGAGAGCTGCAGTGCCTCTGCTGTACCAAGTAACGGTAGCTCTTACAGCACTCCACTGCAG GGTGTTTTCGTTAAAGAGTGCATGGCCTCTGCATCAGAAGACCGTATGGCGTCCCTGTGCCAGAGTCAGCAGCAGTGTGTGAAGGCCTCCATCGTGTCCAGCTGGCAGCTGGTGGAGGCTCAGGACCAGCTGTGTGGGCTGGAGCTGCACGGCTCCGAAAGTGTTGAGCAGGAGCATGCCCGCGCCATTGCCAGCCAATCAGAGCTCTCCCAGACGGAACAAGAGTGGCGCCGGAAGGAGAACATGCTGGGAGGCAGCAGGAGCCCTGTGCTCAGTGCTGACAGCAGCCAGGATGTGTTTGACAAG AGTATTATTAATTCAAGAAGTAAAAACGTTGAATTGGAGGATCATGACCAGAGCAAAACCTTTGTTCAGAAGTATGAACAGGAATTTAGATATTTCG GCATGTTGCGGAGGTGGGATGACAGCCAGCGGTTCCTGTCTGACCTGCCTCACCTCGTCTGTGAGGAGACTGCCAACTACCTGATCCTCTGGTGCTTCAGACTACAGGCTGAAGAG AAAGAGGCGTTGATGGAGCAGGTAGCTCACCAGGCTGTTGTTATGCAGTTTATCCTGGAGATGGCCAGCACCTCCCAGCAGGACCCCAGAGGCTGCTTCCGCCACTTCTTCCACAAAGCCAAA GCAGGACAAGAGGGGTACTTGGATGTATTCCATACTGAGCTAGAGGCCTTTAAGCAGAGGGTAAAAGAGCACACTGTCAAGTGCAAAGGAGAGACACTCCCTAACTTTACAGAGCACCAGAGCAGCACAGCACGCTGTCGCCCGGACCCCAGAGAAGTTCTAGAATCCTTACCCCCT GAACTGAAGTCAGGATTCCAGCTGCAAGACATGCAGATTCTCCAGAATGTTCTCAGCACCATGAATCCACAG GTGGCAGAGTACCATGTAAAGCGCTGTCTGGAGGCTGGCTTGTGGACCAACCGAGAAGGGAGATGGTCCAAGGAGGACGCTACTTTAGAAACAGACGATCTGCGCATGATGGAGACATAA